In Epilithonimonas zeae, a single window of DNA contains:
- a CDS encoding RagB/SusD family nutrient uptake outer membrane protein, with protein MKNKIFILGAFVALLGMSSCSDSFLEENYSEALNIPLDANTIKTNDDLQNSIRGLYASLANTNGFGGGYFTYQELTGDIGFVSIKNSGYFVSTNALNHLQVDGGASEGIWTAFYNTIANANLVLSYEGKIPDGKDGVVKSNTLFAHAKVIRAYNYLALLGLFSPNYGEGDQSLGVPYTTAYNITAKLPRETVPNVINSVIADLESSLAFFKADGFSAIYADNKSFNTNAVNLLLARAYLFKKDYTKAQQYAQTVIDVGGLLSTTSTSSPFSSMFLVTGENNAEVLFQIDFTNPGGSNSLSTYWGTAGTYKQNFMAKPFYDSFVSATGNDIRVKNTAWYQNNATTYPDLPLPINVRKYNNGFRDVIQLRKTEAIFIKAEAQYHSDPSIAFQTLKDWVLAYRDTGYSKMPTGTGVLDEILRQKGFEFFLEGTRFTDLKRNNKPIIKYQTGVDGNTLGSIPLGDRRFIWPIPLAEKQNNPNISQAPGY; from the coding sequence ATGAAAAACAAAATATTTATTTTAGGAGCTTTTGTGGCATTACTAGGAATGTCGTCTTGCTCTGATAGCTTTTTAGAAGAAAACTACTCGGAAGCGTTGAACATACCATTAGATGCTAACACGATCAAAACTAATGATGATTTGCAAAACTCAATCAGAGGACTTTATGCATCCCTAGCTAATACTAATGGTTTCGGAGGAGGTTATTTTACCTATCAAGAACTTACTGGAGATATTGGATTTGTAAGTATCAAAAATTCTGGATACTTCGTGTCTACTAATGCATTGAATCATCTTCAGGTAGATGGAGGTGCCAGTGAAGGCATATGGACCGCATTTTATAACACAATTGCAAATGCAAATCTTGTACTGTCATATGAAGGTAAAATTCCAGACGGAAAAGATGGAGTTGTAAAGTCTAATACTTTATTTGCACATGCGAAGGTAATACGTGCATATAATTATTTGGCTCTTTTGGGTCTGTTTTCCCCTAATTATGGAGAAGGGGATCAAAGTTTAGGTGTTCCATATACGACTGCCTATAATATAACTGCTAAATTACCCAGAGAAACAGTTCCTAATGTTATAAACTCTGTGATTGCTGATTTAGAATCTTCTTTAGCTTTTTTTAAGGCTGATGGTTTTTCAGCAATTTATGCAGATAATAAATCTTTCAACACAAATGCTGTAAATTTATTACTTGCGAGGGCTTATTTATTTAAAAAAGATTATACTAAAGCACAGCAATATGCTCAGACTGTTATTGATGTAGGGGGACTACTTAGTACAACTAGTACTTCGAGTCCATTTTCATCAATGTTTTTAGTAACGGGTGAAAATAACGCAGAAGTTCTCTTTCAAATAGATTTTACTAATCCAGGTGGGTCAAACTCTCTTTCTACTTATTGGGGAACGGCAGGAACTTATAAGCAAAATTTTATGGCAAAGCCATTCTATGATTCATTTGTATCAGCTACAGGTAATGATATCCGTGTGAAAAATACGGCGTGGTATCAAAATAATGCAACAACATACCCGGATCTACCACTGCCAATTAATGTCAGAAAATACAATAATGGATTTAGAGATGTAATTCAATTGAGAAAAACGGAGGCTATTTTTATCAAGGCAGAGGCACAATATCATTCTGATCCTTCAATTGCGTTTCAGACTCTAAAAGATTGGGTTTTAGCATATAGAGATACAGGCTACAGCAAGATGCCAACCGGGACAGGAGTTCTAGATGAAATCTTAAGACAAAAAGGATTTGAGTTTTTCCTCGAAGGAACAAGATTTACTGATTTAAAAAGAAATAACAAACCAATTATTAAATATCAGACTGGTGTAGACGGGAATACTTTAGGATCTATTCCGTTAGGCGACAGACGATTTATTTGGCCAATACCTTTGGCAGAGAAACAAAATAATCCTAATATTTCTCAAGCTCCAGGATATTAA
- a CDS encoding T9SS type A sorting domain-containing protein — protein MKKIYLMASIVTMVAANAQVSINDNFESYPVGSYFGGTWSNWSGASGAENLRITTAQAASGTKSGTISVDGQDVIMKVPTAVSGVHTFQWKMLVPADKSAWLAFMEDTSNPANYGTDSMPFKLNFNTNTVIGTDNYDNKMYLSLYASDTSVSLTPPIDYPIGQWATYKVVFDLDSAIVSFYINGTKIIETDYTAPGLSVGGADLWKFDTGNIFITGSTSTNDPCEWYIDDFVYGEGDLATTEVTANSFSVYPTLVSNQVFNVSGKSKISSVEVYNIAGQQVLKLAPNATSVEVNTSKLVPGTYIVNVTGEQTKLSKKIIVK, from the coding sequence ATGAAAAAAATCTATCTTATGGCAAGCATTGTAACAATGGTTGCTGCCAATGCGCAAGTTTCCATTAATGACAACTTTGAAAGCTATCCTGTTGGATCTTATTTTGGAGGTACTTGGTCGAATTGGTCTGGAGCATCAGGTGCTGAAAATTTGCGTATTACAACTGCACAAGCCGCAAGTGGTACAAAATCAGGGACTATTAGCGTAGATGGGCAAGATGTTATCATGAAAGTGCCAACTGCAGTTTCAGGGGTACATACTTTTCAGTGGAAAATGCTAGTTCCTGCAGACAAATCTGCATGGTTGGCATTTATGGAAGATACTTCAAACCCTGCTAATTATGGTACTGACTCAATGCCATTTAAACTCAATTTCAATACAAATACAGTAATTGGAACGGATAATTATGATAACAAGATGTATCTTTCGCTTTATGCTTCTGACACATCTGTATCTTTAACTCCTCCAATTGACTACCCTATCGGGCAATGGGCAACTTACAAGGTGGTTTTTGATTTGGACAGCGCTATCGTTTCATTTTATATAAACGGAACAAAAATTATTGAAACAGATTATACAGCTCCAGGGTTGTCTGTAGGAGGTGCTGACCTTTGGAAATTTGATACAGGCAATATATTTATAACAGGATCTACAAGTACAAACGATCCTTGCGAATGGTATATTGATGACTTCGTGTATGGTGAAGGAGATTTGGCTACTACAGAAGTAACAGCAAATTCTTTCTCTGTTTATCCTACACTTGTTAGCAATCAAGTGTTTAATGTTTCAGGAAAATCAAAAATTTCAAGTGTAGAAGTGTATAACATTGCAGGTCAGCAAGTATTGAAATTAGCTCCAAATGCAACTTCAGTTGAAGTGAATACTTCTAAGCTTGTGCCAGGAACATATATTGTAAATGTAACCGGAGAGCAAACTAAACTTAGTAAGAAGATTATTGTTAAATAA
- a CDS encoding putative porin produces the protein MKYLSILLLVFSVFINAQQVNKTDSNKLPSDTLKVDSGEQDSLEIYKPTIYDYQVKKRFSEKKIYDTTFAIERSYIVIQYNKKDNFGKIQYANIGSGFQNLVYEKNAEQNLTLLPENKSFYLIGENDINYYDVKTPTTTFFYNNAMKNGGQLHTTYTQNVGKNFNFAIEYMGLRSQGLYTNSLASSNNTIFSGHYISKNKKYEAYAHYIHQNVNNQENGGIADLDVFLGGDSRFNNRQNLETNLAGAESRYAYRRYYFSQEFAPFDPAKYPFKLRHTIYHQGNKYYFSETASDIDFFGGIDNTAFPLTNKKFSNNLSNTFSLVWDNEKFKLDAGFRHQYITFGNKNAYPLLEIPGYFKEQRFGAVGNLQIKLLDKIQLKSFLEISKGSEFGDYIKTTNELVFEPIKDYLIEGRVNFQSAYPSFNYLVNSSHYLNYNYYLQNPNNEAVTQIGGTLKLAKWFNTQLFVDYFRIDNYTYFDNSAKPQQSSSSLNISQIGGETTLKYHRFNFNGRVLFQKALTNDNLLPMPDFIGRLNIYYQAPAFKKAAEIQAGVKLYYFTKFASREFSPILNEYILPGTNAYSIGGQPIADVYINMRVKRMFFYVEGQHINQTFMQNKSFTAPNYPIYDFRLNLGVVWYLFH, from the coding sequence ATGAAATATTTATCAATACTGTTACTTGTTTTTAGCGTTTTTATTAATGCACAGCAAGTCAACAAAACAGATTCTAATAAACTGCCTTCGGATACACTAAAAGTAGATTCTGGAGAACAAGATTCATTAGAAATTTATAAACCAACCATTTATGATTATCAGGTCAAGAAAAGATTTTCTGAGAAAAAAATCTATGATACTACGTTTGCTATTGAGAGATCATACATTGTAATACAGTACAACAAAAAAGATAATTTCGGAAAAATCCAGTATGCTAATATTGGATCGGGATTTCAGAATTTGGTTTATGAAAAAAATGCGGAGCAAAATCTCACACTTCTTCCGGAAAACAAATCATTCTATCTTATAGGTGAAAATGACATCAATTACTATGATGTAAAAACACCAACCACCACATTTTTCTATAACAATGCAATGAAAAATGGAGGACAATTACATACAACCTATACGCAAAATGTTGGAAAGAATTTCAATTTTGCGATAGAATATATGGGATTAAGGTCTCAAGGACTCTATACAAATAGTTTGGCTTCGAGTAACAATACTATTTTCAGCGGGCATTATATTTCTAAAAATAAAAAATACGAAGCTTACGCCCATTACATCCATCAGAATGTCAACAATCAGGAAAATGGAGGGATTGCAGACTTAGACGTTTTCTTAGGAGGCGATTCAAGGTTCAATAACCGTCAAAATCTTGAAACCAACTTAGCTGGCGCCGAATCCAGATATGCTTATAGAAGATATTATTTCAGTCAGGAGTTTGCGCCTTTTGATCCTGCTAAATATCCCTTCAAGCTAAGACACACTATTTATCATCAGGGTAACAAATATTATTTTTCAGAAACAGCTTCGGATATAGATTTCTTTGGAGGCATAGATAATACAGCATTTCCATTAACCAATAAAAAGTTCTCCAACAATCTCAGTAACACTTTTAGCTTGGTTTGGGATAACGAGAAATTCAAATTGGATGCTGGATTCCGTCATCAGTACATTACTTTCGGGAATAAAAATGCCTATCCTCTTTTAGAAATTCCGGGTTATTTCAAAGAACAAAGATTCGGGGCTGTTGGGAACTTACAAATTAAATTGCTAGACAAAATCCAACTGAAATCCTTTTTGGAAATTTCCAAAGGTTCAGAATTTGGAGATTATATCAAGACTACCAACGAATTAGTTTTCGAGCCTATCAAAGACTATCTGATAGAAGGACGAGTTAATTTCCAATCGGCTTATCCAAGTTTCAATTATCTGGTGAACTCTTCGCATTATCTCAATTACAACTATTATCTACAAAATCCAAATAACGAAGCCGTAACCCAAATCGGAGGAACTTTGAAATTGGCAAAATGGTTTAACACGCAGCTTTTTGTAGATTATTTCAGAATCGATAATTACACTTATTTTGATAATTCAGCAAAACCACAACAAAGTTCTTCTTCACTCAATATTTCGCAAATTGGAGGTGAAACAACTTTGAAATACCACAGATTCAATTTCAACGGAAGAGTGCTTTTCCAAAAAGCTTTGACCAATGACAATTTGTTGCCAATGCCTGATTTCATCGGAAGATTGAATATTTATTATCAGGCGCCAGCGTTCAAAAAAGCGGCAGAAATTCAGGCTGGTGTAAAATTGTATTACTTCACCAAATTTGCTTCCAGAGAATTTTCACCAATTCTCAACGAGTACATTTTGCCGGGAACAAACGCTTATTCAATTGGAGGGCAGCCGATTGCCGATGTTTACATCAATATGAGGGTGAAACGTATGTTTTTCTATGTAGAAGGACAGCACATCAATCAGACCTTTATGCAGAATAAATCGTTCACGGCGCCAAATTATCCTATTTATGATTTTCGATTGAATTTGGGCGTGGTTTGGTATCTTTTCCACTAA
- the bshC gene encoding bacillithiol biosynthesis cysteine-adding enzyme BshC, producing the protein MSAQVGLRVNNHQPTTDNQMTIGFENIDSIPKLVKDFLKKNLDGFQGKVFDLENFKNQIVEKQNSYSDDKRQILHNAIFSQNQEEQMSPKQLEFLFSLKDKTTFTITTGHQLNLFTGPVFFVYKILQTIKTAEFLKSNFPEFNFVPVFWMATEDHDFDEINHFKTKEHYYEIKGNAGGDVGNIKIDETFFIQEFEKEFKDNLYGTELILWIKKAYQKGKTHTQAIRYLVNQLFSDYGLLTIDGNEKELKNQVKDIFKKELLSNQLFETTKNQRQFLEDNYGKVQVNPREINLFYLTETRNRIEKINNEYFILDTDLKLSEEEILHELENYPKKFSPNAVLRPAYQETIMPNLAYIGGNAEIMYWIELKDYFESINLPFPILIPRNSMLFLEEKTFSKIENSGLKIENFFGNFAEVINQKILDNNEIKQLLERKEQDLINSFSEIKTKAEQTDKTFANLVNAEETRQLKSFKRMQKRLLKAEKIKQSEKFDQMQNLFLKVHPGGTWQERVLNFSAFYADFGKQWIAGSYQQMDVQKSELIISSI; encoded by the coding sequence GTGTCCGCTCAAGTCGGGCTGCGAGTCAACAACCATCAACCAACAACAGACAACCAAATGACCATCGGTTTCGAAAATATAGACAGCATTCCAAAACTCGTAAAAGACTTTCTTAAAAAAAATCTGGACGGATTTCAAGGAAAAGTTTTTGACTTGGAGAATTTCAAAAATCAGATTGTGGAAAAACAAAATTCCTATTCTGATGACAAAAGACAAATTCTTCATAATGCGATTTTCTCTCAGAATCAAGAAGAGCAGATGTCTCCAAAACAATTAGAATTTCTCTTTTCTTTGAAAGATAAAACTACTTTCACCATTACAACCGGTCATCAGCTCAACTTGTTTACAGGTCCTGTTTTCTTTGTTTATAAGATTTTGCAGACTATCAAAACAGCAGAATTTCTTAAATCTAATTTTCCGGAATTCAATTTCGTTCCTGTTTTTTGGATGGCAACGGAAGACCACGATTTTGACGAAATCAACCATTTCAAAACCAAAGAACATTATTACGAAATCAAAGGAAATGCCGGTGGTGATGTTGGAAATATAAAAATCGATGAAACGTTTTTCATTCAGGAATTTGAGAAAGAATTCAAAGACAATCTCTATGGAACGGAACTGATTCTTTGGATTAAAAAAGCGTATCAAAAAGGCAAAACACATACACAAGCGATTCGATATTTGGTGAATCAATTGTTTTCGGATTACGGATTACTGACAATTGATGGAAACGAAAAAGAACTGAAAAATCAGGTAAAAGATATTTTCAAAAAAGAATTATTATCGAATCAACTTTTTGAAACAACTAAAAATCAAAGACAATTTCTGGAAGATAATTATGGCAAAGTCCAAGTCAATCCGAGAGAAATCAATCTTTTTTATTTGACGGAAACCAGAAACCGAATCGAAAAAATCAACAATGAATATTTCATTCTTGACACAGATTTAAAATTATCGGAAGAAGAGATTCTTCACGAATTGGAAAATTATCCCAAAAAATTTAGCCCGAATGCGGTTCTTCGTCCTGCTTATCAGGAAACCATTATGCCGAATCTAGCATATATTGGCGGAAATGCCGAGATTATGTATTGGATAGAATTGAAAGATTATTTCGAATCCATTAATCTGCCTTTCCCGATTTTGATTCCAAGAAATTCGATGTTGTTTTTGGAAGAAAAAACCTTTAGTAAAATTGAAAACTCAGGATTGAAAATCGAAAATTTCTTCGGGAATTTTGCAGAAGTTATCAATCAAAAAATATTAGATAACAACGAAATTAAACAACTTCTTGAACGGAAAGAACAAGATTTGATTAATTCGTTTTCAGAAATAAAAACAAAGGCTGAACAAACGGACAAAACTTTTGCAAACCTTGTGAATGCAGAGGAAACTCGACAATTAAAATCATTCAAAAGAATGCAAAAACGTCTTTTGAAAGCTGAGAAAATAAAGCAATCTGAGAAATTTGACCAGATGCAAAATCTGTTTCTGAAAGTTCATCCCGGCGGAACCTGGCAGGAAAGAGTATTGAATTTCAGTGCGTTCTACGCGGATTTTGGAAAACAATGGATTGCCGGTAGTTATCAACAAATGGATGTTCAAAAATCGGAACTGATAATTTCTTCCATTTAA
- a CDS encoding amino acid ABC transporter substrate-binding protein — translation MVKKIFILSGLIGFLGLSAQKTHTVAPKETPYGISKQYGITIDELYQLNPSKKEGGLKIGDVIVVSKGGSGTKAVPSTPTPATSVAKTGKTGTITLQPKQTIYGITKQYQISEADLRKLNPELDSHMKIGDKITLPLDNIQKFGGSAPATVVQATTTTTEKPAEVKTVTKTETNSSDKGLYVVQAKDNYYKISRQFNLTQKQLFALNPGLETTGLKPGEAIRVSGSDSAASSSNSIKVEDNSQSNATSAPVTETTRQTTVSEPTKTSSSVTSSEDDYVTYTVQSGDTMFSIMNRFNVTLDQLISLNPNLSDGLKAGMTLKIKKQDPMYSKKSGDVLSVVLMLPFGYDANDAKYRTMSMDFLTGAKLAAERNATNGQKLDIKVVDAGNETTFKNSLSQINPDNTDLIVGPFFKSSVLEVLRFVNDKKIPVVAPFANSEDLFDYSNLIIIETENSIYSDRIVKEVGQVYQDQKIYIVADNSKANANAIKAGLEKSLSKPNVVIVNSSSEIQLENNMMTGQSVPVIAVLADDDESAGAAFASKIIALGKQTEGVKAFSMFYSPSFEKNVDDLSKASLVYLMDRKINYDGDFEKEILAAYKGKYCKTPSKYAVIGFDVMNDMLTRENKRGEIFKQIGKSQTQLATKFEFVKAKPNGAYINNGYRVVRLMQ, via the coding sequence ATGGTTAAAAAGATTTTCATTTTATCAGGACTTATCGGATTTTTAGGGCTTTCGGCACAGAAAACCCACACTGTTGCGCCAAAGGAAACACCTTATGGGATTTCTAAACAATATGGTATCACGATTGATGAATTGTATCAATTGAATCCTTCCAAAAAAGAAGGTGGTCTTAAAATTGGCGATGTTATCGTTGTTTCAAAAGGAGGTAGCGGTACAAAAGCTGTACCTTCAACGCCAACACCTGCAACTTCTGTAGCTAAAACAGGAAAAACAGGAACCATTACCTTACAGCCAAAGCAAACCATTTACGGAATTACAAAACAGTATCAGATTTCTGAGGCAGACCTTAGAAAACTGAATCCTGAATTGGATTCTCATATGAAAATCGGTGACAAGATTACCCTGCCATTAGATAACATTCAGAAATTTGGCGGCTCTGCGCCTGCAACTGTTGTTCAAGCAACTACTACTACGACAGAAAAACCCGCTGAAGTAAAAACAGTGACTAAAACTGAAACTAATTCTTCTGACAAAGGTCTATATGTTGTTCAGGCAAAGGATAATTATTATAAAATCTCGAGACAATTCAACCTGACTCAAAAGCAGTTATTCGCTTTGAATCCGGGATTGGAAACAACAGGTTTGAAACCGGGAGAAGCGATTAGAGTTTCCGGTTCGGATTCTGCAGCAAGTTCTTCTAATTCTATCAAGGTTGAGGATAATTCTCAAAGCAATGCGACATCAGCTCCGGTCACTGAAACGACAAGGCAAACAACGGTTTCGGAGCCAACGAAAACTTCTTCATCTGTAACTTCTTCGGAAGATGATTATGTGACTTACACGGTTCAGAGTGGCGATACAATGTTCAGTATTATGAACAGATTCAATGTGACACTTGACCAATTGATTAGCCTTAATCCAAATCTTTCTGATGGATTGAAAGCCGGGATGACTTTGAAAATTAAGAAACAAGACCCGATGTATTCTAAGAAAAGCGGTGATGTTTTGAGTGTTGTTTTGATGTTGCCTTTCGGGTACGATGCGAACGATGCGAAGTACAGAACAATGTCTATGGATTTCTTGACCGGCGCAAAATTAGCAGCTGAGAGAAATGCAACAAACGGACAAAAATTGGACATCAAAGTTGTAGATGCTGGAAATGAAACAACTTTCAAAAATAGTCTTTCCCAGATCAATCCGGATAATACAGATTTGATTGTGGGGCCTTTTTTCAAATCAAGTGTTCTTGAAGTTCTAAGATTTGTGAATGATAAAAAAATTCCTGTAGTTGCACCTTTTGCTAATTCGGAAGACCTTTTTGATTACAGCAATTTGATTATCATCGAAACTGAAAATTCAATTTATTCGGACAGAATCGTGAAAGAAGTTGGTCAGGTTTATCAAGACCAAAAAATCTATATTGTTGCAGATAATTCCAAAGCAAATGCTAATGCAATTAAAGCTGGTTTGGAAAAGTCATTATCAAAACCTAATGTTGTTATCGTTAATTCTTCATCAGAGATTCAGTTGGAAAATAATATGATGACAGGACAATCGGTTCCTGTGATTGCGGTTTTAGCGGACGATGACGAATCTGCAGGTGCTGCTTTTGCTTCAAAAATTATTGCTCTTGGAAAACAGACAGAAGGCGTGAAAGCTTTCAGTATGTTTTACAGTCCAAGCTTTGAGAAGAATGTAGACGACCTTTCAAAAGCGAGTTTGGTTTATCTGATGGATAGAAAAATCAATTACGATGGCGATTTTGAAAAAGAAATTCTTGCAGCTTACAAAGGCAAATATTGTAAAACGCCTTCAAAATATGCTGTAATTGGTTTTGATGTAATGAATGATATGCTGACAAGAGAAAACAAAAGAGGAGAAATTTTCAAGCAAATCGGTAAATCCCAAACACAACTAGCTACAAAATTCGAATTTGTAAAAGCAAAACCAAACGGAGCATATATCAATAACGGTTACAGAGTTGTCAGATTGATGCAGTAA
- the fabD gene encoding ACP S-malonyltransferase: MKALVFPGQGSQFVGMGKELYDSRKDVKDLMDSANDILGFDIVSVMFNGTDEDLKKTSVTQPAIFLHSVAAVKVANGLGAEMVAGHSLGEFSALVANGVLSFEDGLKLVSERAQAMQMACDINPSSMAAILGLEDVKVEEICAEIEGIVVPANYNCPGQLVISGETTAVEKACEALKAAGAKRALLLPVNGAFHSPLMMPAQERLAAAIEKTNFRKATIPVYQNITTTAVSDPEEIKKNLIAQLTGPVKWTQSVQNMIKDGATNFIEVGPGKTLQGLIKKINSEVNVASAI, encoded by the coding sequence ATGAAAGCACTTGTATTTCCTGGGCAGGGTTCACAGTTTGTCGGGATGGGAAAAGAACTTTACGATTCCCGAAAAGACGTGAAAGACCTGATGGATTCTGCCAATGATATTCTTGGTTTTGATATTGTTTCTGTGATGTTCAATGGAACAGACGAAGACCTTAAAAAAACGAGCGTAACCCAGCCAGCTATTTTCCTACACTCGGTTGCTGCTGTAAAAGTAGCGAACGGTTTGGGTGCAGAAATGGTTGCTGGACATTCTTTGGGCGAATTTTCCGCTTTGGTTGCCAACGGCGTTCTATCTTTCGAAGACGGACTGAAATTAGTTTCCGAAAGAGCGCAGGCAATGCAGATGGCTTGCGATATTAATCCAAGTTCGATGGCTGCCATCCTTGGCTTAGAAGATGTTAAAGTTGAAGAAATCTGTGCAGAAATCGAAGGCATTGTTGTTCCTGCAAATTACAACTGTCCTGGACAATTGGTAATTTCCGGAGAGACAACAGCTGTTGAAAAAGCTTGCGAAGCTTTGAAAGCGGCTGGTGCAAAAAGAGCTTTGTTGTTGCCTGTAAATGGTGCTTTTCATTCGCCATTAATGATGCCGGCTCAAGAGAGATTGGCTGCCGCAATTGAAAAAACAAATTTCCGAAAAGCAACAATTCCTGTTTATCAGAACATCACGACAACTGCAGTTTCTGACCCGGAAGAAATCAAGAAAAATTTGATTGCTCAGCTGACTGGTCCTGTAAAATGGACTCAAAGTGTGCAGAATATGATAAAAGACGGTGCAACTAATTTTATAGAAGTCGGACCTGGAAAAACACTTCAAGGTTTGATTAAGAAAATCAATTCAGAAGTTAATGTTGCGTCTGCTATCTAA
- a CDS encoding GYDIA family GHMP kinase, whose translation MSRIFSPGKLMLTSEYVAVDGALVLAIPTKLGQELFYTENEDQKSLIFWEAYHQNQLWLKATIDYKNWEILETNDSKASEFILKTLKNVQNLSDTKLKSDTSYHIKTNLQFPSDFGLGSSSTLMNNLAEWANIDAFTLNEISLGGSGYDVAVAKEKSAVLYSRFPERTYHKIDFNPSFKDELIFIHLNQKQDTREGISHYKSKPTSTGLINDYSKLTKMIVNSQNLEEFSELMTIHEQKMSDFLEIPTVKEKYFQNCPSFVKSLGAWGGDFVLASKFGDYESYFKKQGFYRIFSWSDLIN comes from the coding sequence ATGAGCAGGATATTTTCACCAGGCAAGTTAATGCTTACCTCAGAATATGTTGCTGTTGATGGCGCTCTTGTTCTAGCTATTCCAACGAAGCTGGGACAAGAGCTTTTTTATACAGAGAATGAAGACCAGAAGTCATTGATTTTTTGGGAAGCTTATCACCAGAATCAATTATGGTTAAAGGCTACGATTGATTATAAAAATTGGGAAATCCTTGAAACCAATGATTCCAAAGCTTCAGAATTCATTCTTAAAACGCTCAAAAATGTTCAGAATCTTTCTGATACCAAACTAAAAAGTGATACTTCTTATCACATTAAAACCAATCTTCAATTTCCTTCAGACTTTGGGTTAGGAAGCAGTTCTACCTTGATGAATAATCTTGCAGAGTGGGCAAACATCGATGCCTTTACTCTTAACGAAATCAGTCTTGGCGGAAGTGGTTATGACGTTGCTGTTGCCAAAGAAAAATCTGCAGTTCTCTACAGCCGTTTTCCGGAAAGGACTTATCATAAAATTGATTTCAATCCGAGTTTCAAGGATGAATTAATTTTTATTCATCTCAATCAAAAGCAAGATACGAGAGAAGGAATTTCTCATTACAAGTCTAAGCCAACTTCAACGGGATTAATCAATGACTATTCTAAATTAACCAAAATGATTGTCAACAGTCAGAATTTGGAAGAATTTTCAGAATTAATGACAATTCACGAGCAAAAAATGTCCGATTTTCTCGAAATCCCAACTGTGAAAGAAAAATATTTCCAAAATTGCCCGAGCTTTGTCAAAAGTTTGGGAGCTTGGGGTGGAGATTTCGTTCTTGCGTCCAAATTTGGAGATTATGAAAGCTATTTCAAAAAGCAAGGTTTCTACAGAATATTCTCTTGGTCAGATTTAATTAATTGA